A window of the Loxodonta africana isolate mLoxAfr1 chromosome 3, mLoxAfr1.hap2, whole genome shotgun sequence genome harbors these coding sequences:
- the LOC100654005 gene encoding olfactory receptor 7G3-like, translating to MESENQTGLAEFLLLGFSENPELQPLLFGMFLTLYLITVAGNLLIILAISSDSHLHTPMYFFLSNLSFTDICFSTTMTPKMLVNIQTQSKSISYTGCLTQICFVLVFACLDNCLLAVMAYDRYVAICHPLRYTIIVNPHLCGLLILFSLVISIMNALLHSLMVLHLSFCIDLEIPQFFCELPQVLKLACSDTLFNNILLYFMTSILGGGLFLGIIFSYIQIVSSLLKMPSTGGMYKAFSTCGSHLSVVSLFYGTGFGVYLSSAATLPSRKSAIASVMYTMVTPMLNPFIYSLRNKDIMGALRKLISRISSFH from the coding sequence ATGGAATCAGAAAACCAAACAGGCTTAGCAGAATTCCTCCTCCTGGGCTTTTCAGAGAATCCAGAACTTCAGCCCCTTCTTTTTGGAATGTTCCTGACCTTATACCTGATCACTGTGGCTGGGAACCTACTCATCATCCTGGCCATCAGCTCAGACTCCCAccttcacacccccatgtacttctttctctccaatcTGTCCTTCACTGACATCTGTTTCAGCACCACCATGACTCCCAAGATGCTGGTGAACATTCAGACACAGAGCAAATCCATCAGTTACACAGGCTGCCTCACCCAGATCTGCTTTGTCCTGGTTTTTGCTTGTTTGGATAATTGTCTCCTTGcagtaatggcctatgaccgttatGTGGCCATTTGTCACCCTCTGAGGTATACAATCATCGTGAACCCCCACCTCTGTGGCCTGCTGATTCTATTCTCCTTGGTCATTAGCATCATGAATGCCCTGCTCCACAGTCTGATGGTGCTGCATCTGTCCTTCTGCATAGACCTGGAAATCCCCCAGTTTTTCTGTGAACTTCCTCAGGTCCTCAAGCTTGCCTGTTCTGATACCCTCTTTAATAACATCTTGCTATATTTTATGACTAGTATCTTGGGTGGTGGACTCTTCCTTGGGATTATTTTCTCCTACATACAAATTGTCTCTTCTCTCCTGAAAATGCCATCAAcaggtggaatgtacaaagcttTTTCTACCTGTGGATCTCACCTCTCAGTTGTTTCCTTGTTCTATGGGACAGGTTTTGGGGTGTACCTTAGCTCTGCAGCTACTCTACCCTCTAGGAAGAGTGCAATTGCATCAGTGATGTACACCATGGTCACACCCATGCTGAACCCCTTCATCTACAGTCTAAGGAACAAGGACATAATGGGTGCTTTGAGGAAACTCATCTCTAGAATATCTTCTTTTCATTAA
- the LOC135230610 gene encoding olfactory receptor 7G2-like, which yields MEPRNQTDVSEFLLLGLTEDPELQPVLFSLFVSMYLATLLGNLLIVLVVSSDSHLHNPMYFFLSNLSFVDICFPNMLVNIQAQNQIITYVGCLTQVCFVMIFTGLENCLLAVMAYDRYVAICHPLRYTIIMNLHCCGLLSLLSLLTSIVNALLHSLLVLHLSFCIDLEIPHFFCELAQILKLACSDTRINYILVYFVATVWGGVPLSGIIFSYTQIFSSVLRMPSVGAKYKAFPTCRSHLSVVSLFYGTIFGVYISSAFTHSPRKIAVASVMYSLVPQMMNPFIYSLRNRDIRGPLRTFISRILSF from the coding sequence ATGGAACCTAGAAACCAAACAGATGtttcagaatttcttcttctGGGACTTACAGAGGATCCAGAACTGCAGCCTGTCTTATTCAGTTTGTTTGTATCTATGTACCTGGCCACCCTCCTGGGAAACCTACTTATTGTCCTGGTTGTCAGCTCTGACTCCCACCTCCACaaccccatgtacttctttctttccaatctctcCTTCGTTGATATCTGTTTCCCGAACATGCTGGTGAACATCCAAGCACAGAATCAAATCATCACTTATGTAGGCTGCCTGACCCAGGTCTGTTTTGTAATGATATTTACTGGTTTGGAAAATTGTCTCCTTGcagtaatggcctatgaccgctatgtggccatctgccaccCACTGAGGTACACCATCATCATGAACCTCCACTGCTGTGGCTTGCTCTCCCTACTCTCCTTACTAACTAGCATTGTGAACGCCCTCCTTCACAGTCTGTTGGTGCTGCATTTGTCCTTCTGCATAGACCTGGAAATCCctcatttcttctgtgaacttgCTCAGATTCTCAAGCTCGCCTGTTCTGATACCCGCATCAATTACATCCTAGTGTATTTTGTGGCTACTGTATGGGGTGGTGTTCCTctctctggaatcattttctcttacactcagattttctcctctgttttgaGAATGCCATCAGTGGGTGCAAAATATAAAGCTTTTCCCACCTGCAGGTCTCACCTTTCAGTTGTGTCCTTATTCTATGGAACAATCTTTGGTGTGTACATCAGTTCTGCATTTACACATTCTCCCAGGAAGATAGCAGTAGCTTCAGTGATGTACAGTTTGGTCCCTCAAATGATGAATCCCtttatctacagcctgaggaacagagACATAAGGGGACCCTTGAGGACATTCATCAGTAGAATACTATCATTTTAG